Below is a window of Diaminobutyricibacter sp. McL0608 DNA.
CGCAATCCTGACCTCCGCGAGGTCCCGGAAGGGTTGAACCTGGTCGCCGGCCTGACCGGATTCGCCGATGCCGGGGCGGGCGTCACCCAGCTCGGCACCTATCTTCTCGGCACGTTGGACCACGATGTCGTCGCGACGTTCGACGCGGACATCCTGCTCGACTACCGCGCGCGCCGCCCGACGATCTACTTCGACCAGGACCACCTGACCGACTATGAGCCGGCGACACTCAAGCTCTATCTCGCGTACGACGAGCTTCGTCAGCCGTTCCTTCTTCTCACCGGTTTCGAGCCCGATTTCCAGTGGGAGCGTTTCACCACGGCTGTGCTCGGCCTGATCGACAAGCTCAAGGTCAAGGGCGTCACCTGGGTGCATTCCATTCCCATGCCTGTTCCTCACACCCGGCCGATCGGGGTGACGGTGAGCGGAAACCGCGCGGACCTGATCGACGCGATGTCGATCTGGAAACCGCACACACAAGTCCCGGCGAACGCTCTCCACCTCGTCGAGTACCGGCTTCAGCAGCTCGCGTATCCGATCGCCGGTTTCATCCTGCTGGTCCCGCACTATCTCGCCGACACCGAATATCCGGCCGCCGCGATCACGGCGCTCGAGAGCATCAGTGCCGCCACGGGCCTGATCTTCCCGACCGACCGCCTCCGTCAGGAGGACCGCGATTTCGTCGCCAACATCGACGAACAGGTCGCATCGAACCCCGAACTCGGTAAGCTCGTCGGCGCTCTCGAAGAGCGTCACGACAGCTATATGCAGGACACCAACCTCCGCTCCCCGCTCACGGACGAAGACGGCGAATTGCCGTCGGCCGACGAGATCGCCCAGGAGCTTGAGAACTTCCTCGCCTTCCGTCGCCATGGCGACGATGAGAACGGCCAGTCGCGTTAACGGGATGGCCGGGTCGTCCTTCCTCGACGTCGCACGCGCGGCCTACGACACGGTCGCAGTCGACTACGCGGCACTGCTGAAGGACGAGCTCAGCGTCAAGCCGTGGGATCGCGCGATGCTCGCGACCTTCGCCGAGCTGGTGCTCGCCGACGGCTCCGGCCCGGTGGCGGATCTCGGATGCGGTCCGGGACGGATCACCGCCCACCTCCACCATCTCGGTCTCGACGCCTTCGGCATCGACCTGTCGCCTGGCATGATCGCCGTGGCTCGCGCCGCGTATCCCGACCTCAGGTTCTCGGAAGGGACGATCACTGCCCTCGACCTCGCGAGCGGGTCCCTCGCCGGGGCGGTCGCGTGGTATTCGATCATCCACACCCCGCCGCCGGAGTTGCCGGCCGTCTTCGCCGAGTTCGCCCGGGTGCTCGCTCCGGGTGGCAGACTCCTTCTCGCGTTCCAGGTCGGCGACGAGCGGCGTCACCTCGACCAGGCGTACGGGCATGCGATCTCCCTCGACGCCTGGCGGCTGTCTCCGGAGTCTGTGGTGCGTCAGCTCGGCGAGGCGGGACTCGAGGCGGATGCGCGCCTCGTCAGGGAACCCGACGCGTTCGAGAAGGTCCCGCAGGCGTTCATCGTCGCCCGCCGTCCGTAGCCGGCGAAGGTCGTTCCTCCGGCGTATTAGCCTCTAAGGGTGAACTCGCGACGATCCTGGCTGATCTTCGCGGTCGGTGTATTCGGCTACCTGGTGGCCGTGATGCAGCGCACGACCATTGGTGTCGCGGGTGTGGCGGCGACCGAGCGGTTCCACAGCACGGCATCCGTCCTGTCGACGCTCGCCGTCGTGCAGCTCATCGTCTATGCAGCCATGCAGATCCCGGTCGGCGTGCTCATCGACCGGGTCGGGTCGCGCTGGCTGATGACCGTCGGCACAGCCCTGATGATCGCAGGACAGGTCACCGTCGCGCTGGCGCCGACCATCGGGATCGCCGTCATCGGCCGCATCCTGGTCGGGGCCGGCGACGCCACGATCTTCACCTCGCTCATCCGGCTGACGAGCTCCTGGTTCACCGGGCGTCTCGTCCCTCAGCTCTCCCAGTGGATCGGCAACATCGGGCAGCTGGGCCAGGTTCTGTCGGCCATCCCGTTCGCGCTGATACTCCACCAGTCGGGCTGGACGACCGCATTCCTGAGCGCGGCATCGCTTTCGGTCGTCGCGCTCGTCGGCATCGTGGCGTTCATCCACGACCGACCGGTCGGTTCTCGTGAGGGACCGCGGCCCACGAACTGGGCCGAGTCGCTGCGTCTGCTCCGCGTCAGCCTGCAGCGGCCGGGCACACAGCTCGGATTCTGGTCGCACTTCGTGACGCAGTCGTCCGGCACGGTATTCAGCCTCATGTGGGGTTTCCCGTTCATGGTCTACGGGCTGGGGATCGACCCGAGCCTCGCGGCCGGTCTTCTCATCGTGATGGTCGTTGCCGGGCTGATCTCCGGGCCCATCCTCGGCCTGCTCACGGCACGGTTCCCACTACGACGGAGCAACCTGGTCCTCGCCATCGTCGCCATGATGGGCCTCGCGTGGGCGACCGTCCTGCTCTGGCCGGGCACACCGCCGTTCTGGCTGCTCATCCTGCTTCTGGTCGCCATCGGGATCGGGGGACCGGGGTCGCTCATCGGTTTCGACTTCGCCCGCACCTCCAATCCGTTGCACAGCCTCGGATCGGCGAACGGAATCGTCAACGTCGGAGGATTCCTCGCGAGTTTCGTGATGATGTTCCTGATCGGCGTGGCGCTCGATGTCGAGAACAATCTGCACATCGCGGCTGGCCAGCCGTCCGATCTCTACGCACTCGACTCCTTCAGGTGGGCGTTCGCGATCCAGTACGTCATCATCGGCATCGGCGTCGTCTTCCTCGTCCGCGCCCGCAGGCGCACGCGCCGCCGACTCGCCCGGGAAGAGGGAATAGAAGTGGCACCACTCTGGGTTGCATTGAGTGAAGCGTGGAGGCGGCGCGGGCGTGAAGCCTGACAAAGGCCGTGGCTGGGGGCTCACCTAAAGCGTGCAATAATTGATGATCGGACCCGTTCATATCCTGGGCGCGGCGTATCTACGATCGTCGCGAAAAAGACTCAGGACTTGACATGGGTCTTAGTAATGTCCGCATGCAACCTGAGCCAGGCAGTGTCACACGAGTGCGAACCCGTCTCCGCTTGGTATGAAAGGTGTTCACATGGCAACCCGACCAGCAAAGACCGTTGAGGCGGAGGCGCCCGCAGAGGCGACCGCAGCTGCGGTGAAGCCGGCCCTCAAGCCGGCCGCGACGAGCAAGGCCGCGACCGCCAAGAGCGGAACGAAGACGACTGCCGCGCGCGGCGCTGCAGCGAAGACGGTGGTGAAGCCCGTCGCGAAGACGACTCCCGTCGCCGAGGCGAAGCCGAAGAAGCGCGCGAGCGCGAAGGCCGCCGACGACGATGACGAAGAGGTCGACCCCGAGGCCGTCGTAGAGATCGACGAGACCGACGAGGCCGAGGTCGAGGTCGTCGACCCCAAGGCCGAGACGGAAGACGCCGACGCTGACGCCGACGGCGGCGATGACGACGAAGAGAAGCCGGCCTCCCCGGAGGAGCCGCTGCCCACTGGTGCGCTCGTCCTCCGTGCGGTCGACGAAGACGATGACATCCCCGTCTACTCAGCGGCGATCACCGGAGCCACGGCCGACCCTGTCAAGGACTACCTGAAGCAGATCGGTAAGGTCGCACTTCTGAACGCGGCCGAAGAGGTCGAGCTCGCGATGCGCATCGAGGCCGGACTGTTCGCCGAGGACAAGCTCGCCAACACGCCCAACCTCCCCAAGGAGCTCGAGCGCGAGCTCAGGTGGGTCGCGCGCGACGGACAGCGGGCGAAGAGCCACCTGCTCGGAGCGAACCTCCGTCTGGTCGTTTCGCTCGCGAAGCGCTACACCGGTCGTGGCATGCAGTTCCTCGACCTGATTCAGGAAGGCAACCTGGGCCTGATCCGTGCGGTCGAGAAGTTCGACTACACCAAGGGCTTCAAGTTCTCCACGTACGCCACCTGGTGGATCCGCCAGGCGATCACGCGCGCCATGGCCGACCAGGCACGAACCATCCGCATCCCCGTCCACATGGTCGAGGTCATCAACAAGCTCGCCCGGGTCCAGCGGCAGATGCTGCAGGACCTCGGCCGCGAACCCACGCCAGAAGAGCTGAGCCGCGAACTCGACATGACCCCTGAGAAGGTCATCGAGGTGCAGAAGTACGGCCGCGAGCCGATTTCGCTGCACACCCCGCTCGGCGAAGACGGCGACAGCGAGTTCGGCGACCTCATCGAAGACACCGAGGCAGTCGTCCCTGCGGACGCCGTCGGGTTCACCATGCTGCAGAAGCAGCTGGAGAGCCTCCTCGATTCCCTCTCCGAGCGCGAGGCCGGCGTGATCCGCATGCGTTTCGGGCTGGGCGACGGGATGCCGAAGACACTCGACCAGATCGGTGACACGTTCGGTGTGACGCGCGAGCGCATCCGCCAGATCGAGTCGAAGACGATGGCGAAGCTGCGCCACCCGTCCCGCTCGCAGTCGCTCCGCGACTACCTCGAGTAGGCAACCGGGTGCGGTACAGGCTGGCGGTCATCGCCGGTCGTCTCGCTCGCTGGGTGCTGCGGCTCCGTGGGGGCGGCTCTGCCGTCCCCGGCAGGGTCGCGCTCGCGATCGCTCCGCGGTTCCTCGAGCGTTCGATGACCCGGCTTCCTCTGGGCGTGCTCTTCGTGAGCGGCTCGAACGGCAAGTCCACGACGACGAACATGCTGACCGGGATCCTGCGCGAGCACGGTCTCGATGTCTTCACGAACCCGTCGGGCGGAAACCTTCCGCAGGGGATCGCGTCGGCGCTTCTCGCCTCGGTGCCCCTCGACGGATATGTGCGCGGGGATGTCGCGGTGATCGAGGTCGATGAGGCCTACGGTGTAAACTTGGCGACGATCCTCAAGCCGCGCGGCGCGCTGCTGCTCAATGTGCAGATCGACCAGCTGAACCGCTTCTTCGAGCCGGCCCGTGTCGTCGGGATGCTGCGTTCGATCGCCGACACTGCATCCGAGTTCGTCGTGGTGAACGCCGATGACGACAGCCTCCGGGGCGTCGGCGCGGAGCTTGCAGCGCAGGGCCGCGATGTGACGGCGTTCGGCGTCGCACCGTCGCTCATCGCGGCGTCGCCGAACGGTCTGGCGAACGTCGAGGATTTCGCAGGTGGCGCTGTCGGGGGGAGCGCCGAGAACGCACTCCCTGCATCCCGGGTGATTGTCGCGGCGCTCGACGCCCGTACTGCCCGCCTCGACGTCGACGCTTCACCGGTCGAGGTCGCGCTTCCGGCACGCGGACTGCACTACGCAGTGGATGCGGCCGGAGCTACGGCCACGGCCCTGCGCGTGCTCGGCGACCGGTTCTCGGCCGACGCCACCGCACGGGCGATGACCGCCCTTCGCACGGTCTACGGCCGTGGCGAGACCCTGCGCGTCGGCGATGAAGACGTCGAGATCATCATGATGAAGAACCCGCCGAGCCTTCAGCTGAACCTCGACTATCTCGCGGAGCCTCCCGAGCAGGTCTTCGTCGCCGTCGACGAGGGCACCCCGGATCCGTCCTGGGTGTACGACATCGACCTTTCGTCGATCACCCACGTCGACGTGGTCTCCGGCACGAAGGCTTGGCAGTTCGCGACACGATTCGCCTACGACGGGATCCCGGTGACCTCGGTCCTGCCCGAGCTCCGTCCAGCGCTCAAGGCCTTCCTCGATCTGCCGAAGCCGACCCGGGGGACGAAGACGATGATCGTCAACTACGAGCAGATGATGCTCATCCGCAAGCAGCTCGGATTCCTCGAGTTGGAGGGCAGCCCGTGAGCGCCCCGGTGAGAATCCTGCACCTCTATCCCCGTGAGCTCGGAATCAACGGCGACGCCGGGAACGTGACCGCACTCGTGAAGCGCGCCGAGTGGCGGGGGCTCGAGGCCACGGTGCACCACCATGACGTCGGCGACGAGTTGGTCACGGCGGTCGACATCATCCACATCGGCAGCGGCCCGTTGTCGTCGCAGCGCATCGTCCACGAGGACGTCCTGCGGATCGCGGCCGCCCTTCGCGAGCTTGCTTCATCCGGTGTCCCGCTCCTCGCCGTCGCAGGCGGCTGGCAGCTCCTCGGGCACCAGCTGGTGACGAGCGACGGCGAGACGCTTGCCGGCGCGGGAGTCTTCCCGTCGCTCGCGACACTCGGCACTGAACGACACGTGGGCGAAGTGGTCGTCGACTCCGCCGACGGAGTACTCGCAGGCTTCGAGAACCACTCGGCCGCGACCGTCCTCGATGCGGGCTCAGAGCCGCTCGGAACGGTCGTCGAGGGATTCGGAAACGGTGCGGATCCCACCGGCCGGCGAGTCGAGGGCGTCCGGGTGGGCGAGTCGGTCGGGACGCACCTGCACGGACCCGTCCTGCCGATGAACCCCGTGCTCGCCGACCGCATGCTCGCGGCAGCACTTGCGCTTCGTGGGGAAGAACTGCCTCAGCCGATCTCGCGCGAACTGTCGGGGGCCGACGGTTTCGCCGCGAACGCCCGACGCGCGATCGCGCAGAGAACCGGCGCCAGGACAGCTCGCTGACGGGGACCCGCCGTCAGGTCGTGCAGATCGGTCCGGATCAGCCGATGTAGACGCGCGTCACGCGCGGCATCACACCGGTGACCAGCTCGTCGCCGATGGTCTCGGCCCAGTCAGCCCACGTCTCCGCCGTCGGTTCACCCTCGGCGCCTGAACCGAATACGACGGCGATGTCTCCGACGCGGACGCGATCGCTGCCGCAGTCGATGACGGTGCTGTCGACGCCCACCTCGACGACCCGCCGGCGCACGCCGTTCACGAGCACGGACGCTTTCGCCGTTCCCAGGGTCGGGACACCGTCGGCGAATCCGATGCCGATTCGCGCCCGCGTGCTCCCGTCGACATGAATCCCCGCGACGGGCGCCTCGAGTCGCATCACCGGTACGAGTCCGAGCTCGGTGCCGGATGTGTCGTCGAAGGGGGAGATCCCGTAGGCGGCGATGCCGAATCGGACGAGATCGAAGCGAGCCTCGGGCATTCGGATTCCTGCCGAGCTGGCCGCCAGGTGCAGGACCTCGAAGACAGCGCCGCGCTCCTCGGCGACGGCGACCGCCTTGTGGAACTCCGCCAGCGCAGCTTCGTCGTCGGCGATGGATGCGTCAGCCAGGTGCGACCATGCCGCGCGCACCCGCACGACCCCCGCGTCCTGCAGCGCGAGGGCGGCGTCGACGAGCGCCGGCCAGTCCTCGGGACTGGCACCGTTGCGGCTGAGTCCCGTGTCCACTTTGAGGTGGACGACCGCGGGGCGGTTCGCGGCGGCGCGCTCGATCGCGTCGAGCTGCCAGCGAGCCGAGATGCCGAGCTCGATGTCGGCCTCGATGCCGGCCAGGAAGTCGGTGTTCGGACCGTGGAGCCAGGCGAGGAGCGGAACAGTGATCCCGGCGTCGCGGAGCACCAGCCCCGCCGGGATCTCCAGCACGGCGAGGGCTGTCGCCCCGGCGTCGAGCCCGGCCCGCGCGATCGGGATGAGTCCGTGTCCGTAGGCGTCGGCTTTGACCGCCAGCATGACCTCGGCGGGCGCCGCGATCTGGGCCAGTCGGGCGACATTGTGCCGCAGAGCGGCGAGGTCGATGACGGCACGGGGGAGCGCGGCGGTGTTTGCGACTGTCATGGGTAGATCCGCTCGATCCGGCTGCCCAGCCCGCTCACGATGACGGCGGCAGCGAGGCCCGTGGCATCGGCCCACTGGGCAAGAGATGGTTCCGCTTGCTCAGGGTCGCCGAAGAGGACGGCTTCGTCGCCGACGGACGCAGTGTTGCCGTCGAGGTCGACCACGAACTGGTCCATGGCGATGCGGCCGGTCACCCGCCCGACGAAGTCGCCGATCCTGACCGGCGCGCGGTTTGACGCGACCCTGGGGATGCCGTCGGCGAAGCCGAGTGCGACGAGAGCGAGCGTGGTCGGTTTGCGAGTGCGGTAGGTGTAGCCGTAGGAGACCCCGCGATCCGCCGGCACGTTCTTCACCGCGATCACCTCGCCGACGAGCCGGAAGGCACTTCGGGGTGCGGCGGAGTCGAGGCCGTAGAGCGCGTGCCCGACGACGGGGAACGCTTCACTCTGGGTCGGCGCCACGATGGCGGCCGTGATCCCGGCAGCCGCGAGAGTCTGGACATCGTCGGGCCGGGACACCAGGAACGCGGCGCCGCCCTCCTCGGCGAGTGCGCGTGACACAGGAACGAGGCCGTGGCCGTACGCGTCAGCCCGGACATCGATGAGGGCCTGGTCCGGCGCTGGCGCGCTCCGATGGAAGTTCTCTACGAGGGCCGAAAGGTCGACGAAAGCCTGCCTGCGCACACCTGTCGACACCGATCGAACCCCTCGAGTAGGTCAGCTACCGTGAAGCGAAGTGGGACTACGCGCGCTGCTCCTCGAACAGGCGAGCGGTCTCGTCGTGCCAGCTGTGCGCGATCTCGGACAGCTTCTCCTGGTGCTTCTTGCCGTGGTGGGCGCAGAAGAGGAGTTCACCGTTGTTCACGACAACGCGAATGTACGCCTGGGCGCCGCAGCTGTCGCACCGGTCGGCAGCCGTGAGTTGCGGCCCGCCGGCGAGCTCGTCAACCGCACCGTTCTCCGTGGTGATCGTCGACATGTGATGCTCCTCTCAATCCGAACCGTTCAACTCGGTATGTCTATAGAACCACGTTCACCTGTGAGAAACGAGGCGAACGGAGGGTATTTCGCTCAACGCGTAGCACCCCTCCGGGCGGGTGTCGGTGGCGTATCGTGCTCGTCGCTATCAGTACGCTTGAGTCTGGCAAGGCGTTCAGGAGCACGGGCGCCGCAACGTGTGCAAGGAGCGTTCGTGTCGAGCTCGGACTATTCAGCCAGGCATCTCTCCGTTCTGGAAGGACTGGAGGCGGTGCGCAAGCGCCCGGGGATGTACATCGGGTCGACGGACTCCCGAGGGTTCATGCACTGCCTGTGGGAGATCATCGACAATTCGGTCGACGAGGCATTGGCCGGTCACGGGAGCCACATCGAGGTCATCCTCCACCCTGACGACAGCGTCGAGGTGCGCGACTCCGCCCGGGGGATCCCGGTCGACATCGAACCGAAGACCGGCCTCAGCGGCGTCGAGGTCGTCTTCACGAAGCTCCATGCCGGCGGCAAGTTCGGCTCCGGATCCTACGCTGCCTCCGGCGGGCTGCACGGTGTCGGCGCGTCCGTGGTGAACGCGCTCTCCGAGCGGCTGGATGTCGAGGTCGACCGCGACGGCAAGACCTGGGCGATGTCG
It encodes the following:
- a CDS encoding proteasome assembly chaperone family protein, encoding MQDPADLYERNPDLREVPEGLNLVAGLTGFADAGAGVTQLGTYLLGTLDHDVVATFDADILLDYRARRPTIYFDQDHLTDYEPATLKLYLAYDELRQPFLLLTGFEPDFQWERFTTAVLGLIDKLKVKGVTWVHSIPMPVPHTRPIGVTVSGNRADLIDAMSIWKPHTQVPANALHLVEYRLQQLAYPIAGFILLVPHYLADTEYPAAAITALESISAATGLIFPTDRLRQEDRDFVANIDEQVASNPELGKLVGALEERHDSYMQDTNLRSPLTDEDGELPSADEIAQELENFLAFRRHGDDENGQSR
- a CDS encoding class I SAM-dependent DNA methyltransferase: MAGSSFLDVARAAYDTVAVDYAALLKDELSVKPWDRAMLATFAELVLADGSGPVADLGCGPGRITAHLHHLGLDAFGIDLSPGMIAVARAAYPDLRFSEGTITALDLASGSLAGAVAWYSIIHTPPPELPAVFAEFARVLAPGGRLLLAFQVGDERRHLDQAYGHAISLDAWRLSPESVVRQLGEAGLEADARLVREPDAFEKVPQAFIVARRP
- a CDS encoding MFS transporter; translated protein: MNSRRSWLIFAVGVFGYLVAVMQRTTIGVAGVAATERFHSTASVLSTLAVVQLIVYAAMQIPVGVLIDRVGSRWLMTVGTALMIAGQVTVALAPTIGIAVIGRILVGAGDATIFTSLIRLTSSWFTGRLVPQLSQWIGNIGQLGQVLSAIPFALILHQSGWTTAFLSAASLSVVALVGIVAFIHDRPVGSREGPRPTNWAESLRLLRVSLQRPGTQLGFWSHFVTQSSGTVFSLMWGFPFMVYGLGIDPSLAAGLLIVMVVAGLISGPILGLLTARFPLRRSNLVLAIVAMMGLAWATVLLWPGTPPFWLLILLLVAIGIGGPGSLIGFDFARTSNPLHSLGSANGIVNVGGFLASFVMMFLIGVALDVENNLHIAAGQPSDLYALDSFRWAFAIQYVIIGIGVVFLVRARRRTRRRLAREEGIEVAPLWVALSEAWRRRGREA
- a CDS encoding RNA polymerase sigma factor, with translation MATRPAKTVEAEAPAEATAAAVKPALKPAATSKAATAKSGTKTTAARGAAAKTVVKPVAKTTPVAEAKPKKRASAKAADDDDEEVDPEAVVEIDETDEAEVEVVDPKAETEDADADADGGDDDEEKPASPEEPLPTGALVLRAVDEDDDIPVYSAAITGATADPVKDYLKQIGKVALLNAAEEVELAMRIEAGLFAEDKLANTPNLPKELERELRWVARDGQRAKSHLLGANLRLVVSLAKRYTGRGMQFLDLIQEGNLGLIRAVEKFDYTKGFKFSTYATWWIRQAITRAMADQARTIRIPVHMVEVINKLARVQRQMLQDLGREPTPEELSRELDMTPEKVIEVQKYGREPISLHTPLGEDGDSEFGDLIEDTEAVVPADAVGFTMLQKQLESLLDSLSEREAGVIRMRFGLGDGMPKTLDQIGDTFGVTRERIRQIESKTMAKLRHPSRSQSLRDYLE
- a CDS encoding MurT ligase domain-containing protein, with the protein product MRYRLAVIAGRLARWVLRLRGGGSAVPGRVALAIAPRFLERSMTRLPLGVLFVSGSNGKSTTTNMLTGILREHGLDVFTNPSGGNLPQGIASALLASVPLDGYVRGDVAVIEVDEAYGVNLATILKPRGALLLNVQIDQLNRFFEPARVVGMLRSIADTASEFVVVNADDDSLRGVGAELAAQGRDVTAFGVAPSLIAASPNGLANVEDFAGGAVGGSAENALPASRVIVAALDARTARLDVDASPVEVALPARGLHYAVDAAGATATALRVLGDRFSADATARAMTALRTVYGRGETLRVGDEDVEIIMMKNPPSLQLNLDYLAEPPEQVFVAVDEGTPDPSWVYDIDLSSITHVDVVSGTKAWQFATRFAYDGIPVTSVLPELRPALKAFLDLPKPTRGTKTMIVNYEQMMLIRKQLGFLELEGSP
- a CDS encoding type 1 glutamine amidotransferase codes for the protein MSAPVRILHLYPRELGINGDAGNVTALVKRAEWRGLEATVHHHDVGDELVTAVDIIHIGSGPLSSQRIVHEDVLRIAAALRELASSGVPLLAVAGGWQLLGHQLVTSDGETLAGAGVFPSLATLGTERHVGEVVVDSADGVLAGFENHSAATVLDAGSEPLGTVVEGFGNGADPTGRRVEGVRVGESVGTHLHGPVLPMNPVLADRMLAAALALRGEELPQPISRELSGADGFAANARRAIAQRTGARTAR
- the alr gene encoding alanine racemase, with the translated sequence MTVANTAALPRAVIDLAALRHNVARLAQIAAPAEVMLAVKADAYGHGLIPIARAGLDAGATALAVLEIPAGLVLRDAGITVPLLAWLHGPNTDFLAGIEADIELGISARWQLDAIERAAANRPAVVHLKVDTGLSRNGASPEDWPALVDAALALQDAGVVRVRAAWSHLADASIADDEAALAEFHKAVAVAEERGAVFEVLHLAASSAGIRMPEARFDLVRFGIAAYGISPFDDTSGTELGLVPVMRLEAPVAGIHVDGSTRARIGIGFADGVPTLGTAKASVLVNGVRRRVVEVGVDSTVIDCGSDRVRVGDIAVVFGSGAEGEPTAETWADWAETIGDELVTGVMPRVTRVYIG
- a CDS encoding alanine racemase C-terminal domain-containing protein — protein: MSTGVRRQAFVDLSALVENFHRSAPAPDQALIDVRADAYGHGLVPVSRALAEEGGAAFLVSRPDDVQTLAAAGITAAIVAPTQSEAFPVVGHALYGLDSAAPRSAFRLVGEVIAVKNVPADRGVSYGYTYRTRKPTTLALVALGFADGIPRVASNRAPVRIGDFVGRVTGRIAMDQFVVDLDGNTASVGDEAVLFGDPEQAEPSLAQWADATGLAAAVIVSGLGSRIERIYP
- a CDS encoding DUF7455 domain-containing protein translates to MSTITTENGAVDELAGGPQLTAADRCDSCGAQAYIRVVVNNGELLFCAHHGKKHQEKLSEIAHSWHDETARLFEEQRA